In Nocardioides sp. InS609-2, a single genomic region encodes these proteins:
- a CDS encoding MFS transporter: MLAESRRLSTLLGLLFGLAGMGSSSAAIALPLMGADFGISVGTAIWTISLYTLMLAVTTAVYGRVSDLVGVRIPLMVGIGLMTGGALVAAFAPTYSVLLVARLLQGAGAAAVPTLGVAVLSARYAGPVRGLALGRLAATAAAVSCMGPLVGGIVEHAFGWRAVMALPILGALVLPLIWRALTGEGTGASLDVLGAVLVAATAAGLVLLVQSPSTGLVVALVGVFLMVFGAPAVAWRMRRRPHGFLPVSVVRNPAVVRSAIAASAIPASWFALLIGVPAVLVAEGWEPWQVGLLLVPSAAVALFVPRFAGPLIDRIGPAAAIAAATVGASVALLLASLGAQLVSAPLLGFVVAVVTVIFGIGQPALSAAVGDAVHEDVRGVALGVATLFFLVGGSVGSAVVGGLGEVVGLPLSLAALAVVPLLGLFVLAPQLRTTRVPG; encoded by the coding sequence ATGCTTGCCGAATCCCGCCGCCTGTCGACCCTGCTCGGACTCCTGTTCGGGCTCGCCGGCATGGGCTCATCCTCCGCCGCGATCGCCCTGCCGCTGATGGGTGCCGACTTCGGCATCAGCGTCGGGACCGCCATCTGGACGATCAGCCTCTACACGTTGATGCTCGCGGTGACCACCGCCGTCTACGGCCGGGTCTCCGACCTGGTCGGCGTGCGCATCCCGTTGATGGTCGGCATCGGCCTGATGACGGGTGGCGCCCTGGTCGCGGCCTTCGCCCCGACCTACTCCGTGCTGCTCGTCGCCCGCCTGTTGCAGGGCGCGGGCGCCGCTGCCGTGCCGACGCTCGGCGTCGCCGTGCTGAGTGCGAGGTACGCCGGCCCGGTGCGCGGACTGGCTCTGGGCCGGCTCGCTGCGACCGCTGCCGCCGTCAGCTGCATGGGCCCGCTCGTGGGCGGCATCGTCGAGCATGCGTTCGGCTGGCGCGCGGTGATGGCGCTGCCGATCCTCGGTGCGCTGGTGCTCCCGCTGATCTGGCGGGCGCTGACGGGTGAGGGCACCGGCGCCAGCCTCGACGTACTCGGCGCTGTGCTCGTGGCGGCGACCGCTGCCGGGCTGGTGCTGCTGGTGCAGTCGCCGTCGACGGGTCTGGTGGTGGCCCTGGTCGGCGTCTTCCTGATGGTCTTCGGGGCCCCCGCGGTCGCGTGGCGGATGCGTCGACGCCCACACGGGTTCCTGCCGGTGAGTGTGGTGCGCAACCCGGCCGTGGTGCGCAGCGCCATCGCGGCGTCGGCCATCCCCGCGTCGTGGTTCGCGCTGCTGATCGGTGTGCCCGCGGTGCTCGTCGCCGAGGGCTGGGAGCCGTGGCAGGTCGGCCTGCTGCTCGTTCCGAGCGCGGCCGTCGCGCTCTTCGTGCCGCGTTTCGCCGGACCGTTGATCGACCGGATCGGGCCGGCCGCCGCGATCGCCGCTGCCACCGTGGGTGCCAGTGTGGCGCTGCTGCTGGCGTCGCTCGGCGCGCAGCTCGTCTCCGCGCCGCTGCTCGGGTTCGTCGTGGCGGTGGTGACCGTGATCTTCGGCATCGGCCAGCCGGCCCTCAGCGCCGCCGTCGGCGACGCGGTGCACGAGGACGTCCGCGGCGTCGCCCTGGGTGTGGCCACGCTCTTCTTCCTGGTCGGCGGAAGTGTTGGCTCCGCCGTCGTCGGAGGCCTCGGAGAGGTCGTGGGTCTGCCGCTGAGCCTCGCCGCGCTCGCGGTGGTTCCGCTGCTCGGGCTGTTCGTGCTGGCCCCACAGCTGCGTACGACGCGCGTGCCCGGCTGA
- a CDS encoding acyl-CoA dehydrogenase family protein gives MTASRVLPTDEATDLLKLVRDLATNELAPRSAEAEATETFPRDVFRMLGEVGVLGLPYDEEYGGGGQPYEVYLQVLEELGAVWSSVGVGTSVHALSCFGLVKFGTDEQKKQWLPDMLGGQLLGAYCLSEPHAGSDPAAMRATAKLDGDDYVLNGAKAWTTHGGQADFYKVMARTSDDRNGISCFLVPADAEGLTADNPEKKMGLTGSTTATMLFSDVRVPVERRLGAEGDGLKIALAGLDSGRLGIAAVAIGLAQGALDKAVAYAQERQTFGQRIIDHQGLAFVLADMEAAVQSARAMTLHAARLKDRGLPFSREASIAKLVATDNAMKVTTDAVQVLGGYGYTKDFPVERYMREAKVMQIFEGTNQIQRMVIGRSLDKDNAGTITHG, from the coding sequence ATGACTGCCAGCCGTGTCCTCCCCACCGACGAAGCCACCGACCTCCTCAAGCTGGTGCGCGACCTCGCCACCAACGAGCTCGCGCCGCGCTCGGCCGAGGCCGAGGCGACCGAGACCTTCCCGCGGGACGTCTTCCGGATGCTCGGCGAGGTCGGCGTTCTCGGACTCCCGTACGACGAGGAGTACGGCGGCGGCGGGCAGCCCTACGAGGTGTACCTGCAGGTGCTCGAGGAGCTCGGCGCCGTGTGGTCGAGCGTCGGCGTCGGCACCAGCGTGCACGCGCTGTCGTGCTTCGGCCTGGTGAAGTTCGGCACCGACGAGCAGAAGAAGCAGTGGCTGCCCGACATGCTCGGCGGCCAGCTGCTCGGCGCCTACTGCCTCTCCGAGCCGCATGCCGGCTCCGACCCGGCGGCGATGCGCGCGACGGCCAAGCTCGACGGCGACGACTACGTGCTCAACGGCGCGAAGGCGTGGACCACGCACGGCGGCCAGGCCGACTTCTACAAGGTGATGGCCCGCACGTCCGACGACCGCAACGGCATCTCCTGCTTCCTCGTGCCCGCCGATGCCGAGGGGCTCACGGCCGACAACCCCGAGAAGAAGATGGGCCTCACCGGCTCGACCACGGCGACCATGTTGTTCAGCGACGTGCGGGTGCCCGTCGAGCGCCGGCTCGGCGCCGAGGGTGACGGCCTCAAGATCGCGCTGGCCGGCCTCGACTCCGGCCGTCTAGGCATCGCCGCCGTCGCCATCGGGCTCGCCCAGGGCGCCCTCGACAAGGCGGTCGCCTACGCCCAGGAGCGCCAGACGTTCGGGCAACGCATCATCGACCACCAGGGCCTGGCGTTCGTGCTGGCCGACATGGAGGCGGCGGTGCAGAGCGCCCGCGCCATGACGCTGCACGCCGCCCGCCTCAAGGACCGCGGCCTGCCGTTTTCCCGCGAGGCCAGCATCGCCAAGCTGGTCGCCACCGACAACGCCATGAAGGTCACCACCGACGCCGTACAGGTGCTTGGCGGCTACGGCTACACCAAGGACTTCCCCGTCGAGCGCTACATGCGTGAGGCCAAGGTCATGCAGATCTTCGAGGGCACCAACCAGATCCAGCGGATGGTCATCGGCCGCTCCCTCGACAAGGACAACGCGGGCACGATCACCCACGGCTGA
- a CDS encoding type 1 glutamine amidotransferase domain-containing protein — translation MTKKIAFLTASEGIERVELTEPWEAVVQAGHTAVLLSPEAGEVQTFDHLDKAETRPVDVKVSDASIDEYDALVLPGGVANPDALRMDADAVRFVKDFVASGKPVAAICHAPWTLVEAGVLDGKRLTSWPSLQTDIRNAGGTWVDEEVVTDGNLISSRNPGDLPAFNKALLDAIG, via the coding sequence ATGACCAAGAAGATCGCATTCCTGACCGCGTCAGAGGGCATCGAGAGGGTCGAGCTGACCGAACCCTGGGAGGCCGTCGTACAAGCCGGGCACACCGCCGTACTCCTGTCGCCGGAGGCCGGCGAGGTGCAGACCTTCGACCACCTCGACAAGGCCGAGACGAGGCCGGTGGACGTGAAGGTGTCCGACGCAAGCATCGACGAGTACGACGCGCTCGTGCTGCCCGGCGGTGTCGCCAACCCCGATGCCTTGCGCATGGACGCCGACGCCGTGAGGTTCGTCAAGGACTTCGTGGCGTCCGGCAAGCCGGTCGCGGCCATCTGTCACGCGCCGTGGACGCTCGTCGAGGCCGGTGTCCTCGACGGCAAGCGGCTGACGTCGTGGCCGAGCCTGCAGACCGACATCCGCAATGCCGGCGGCACCTGGGTCGACGAGGAGGTCGTCACCGACGGCAACCTCATCTCCAGCCGCAACCCGGGCGACCTGCCGGCGTTCAACAAGGCCCTGCTCGACGCGATCGGCTGA
- a CDS encoding dihydrofolate reductase family protein, whose product MRVLIGDDPGADVADDDLSARYARPFDHVGPWLRVNMVSTVDGAAQGEDGKSGGINNAADKRVFDALRRVADCVVVGAGTLRTEGYRPTAVPLVVVSRSARVPPLLQGAEPGRVLMATTERAPGLAEARALLGPENVMVLGTYSVDLVTLKAALYDRGFTEQLSEGGPQLLHHLLAEGVADELCVTVVPRAVAGSRLRIVVGSEIDVPLTPTLLLEEAGTLLGRWHVTR is encoded by the coding sequence ATGCGCGTCCTGATCGGCGACGACCCGGGTGCCGACGTCGCGGACGACGACCTGTCGGCCCGCTACGCGCGGCCCTTCGACCATGTGGGGCCGTGGCTGCGGGTGAACATGGTGAGCACCGTCGACGGCGCCGCCCAGGGCGAGGACGGCAAGAGCGGCGGCATCAACAACGCCGCCGACAAGCGGGTCTTCGACGCGCTGCGCCGGGTCGCTGACTGCGTGGTGGTCGGTGCGGGCACACTGCGCACCGAGGGCTACCGACCCACCGCCGTGCCTCTCGTCGTCGTGAGCCGTTCGGCGCGGGTGCCGCCGCTGCTCCAGGGCGCCGAGCCCGGCCGGGTGCTGATGGCGACCACCGAGCGCGCACCCGGACTCGCCGAGGCGCGCGCGCTGCTGGGGCCCGAGAACGTCATGGTCCTCGGCACCTACTCGGTCGACCTCGTCACCCTGAAGGCTGCCCTGTACGACCGCGGGTTCACCGAGCAGCTGTCGGAGGGCGGCCCACAGCTGCTGCATCACCTGCTGGCCGAGGGTGTCGCCGACGAGCTCTGCGTCACCGTCGTGCCCCGCGCGGTGGCCGGTAGCCGGCTGCGGATCGTGGTGGGCTCGGAGATCGACGTACCCCTGACCCCGACGCTGCTGCTCGAGGAAGCCGGCACCCTGCTCGGGCGCTGGCACGTCACCCGCTGA
- the folP gene encoding dihydropteroate synthase, with product MTLVLGRHPFADDATLMMAIVNRTPDSFYDKGATWAEDKAFDRVAQVVDQGAEIVDIGGIKAAPGVEIDAAEEIRRVASFVGRVRSAYPDLVISVDTWRAEVGRVVCAEGADVLNDAWGGADPALVDAAAEHGAAIICTHTGGATPRTRPYRLEYDDVVASAIHDTVAYAERALAAGVRRESIVIDPAHDFGKNTFHSLEITRRLGELVATGWPVLVSLSNKDFVGETLDVPVGERLTGTLAATAVCALAGARIYRVHEVTETRQVVDMIDTIAGRRPPQRAIRGLQ from the coding sequence GTGACACTCGTGCTCGGTCGGCACCCGTTCGCCGACGACGCCACGCTGATGATGGCCATCGTCAACCGCACCCCCGACTCGTTCTACGACAAGGGCGCCACCTGGGCCGAGGACAAGGCCTTCGACCGGGTCGCGCAGGTCGTCGACCAGGGCGCCGAGATCGTCGACATCGGCGGCATCAAGGCGGCTCCGGGCGTCGAGATCGACGCCGCCGAGGAGATCCGCCGGGTCGCCTCGTTCGTGGGCCGCGTGCGGTCGGCGTATCCCGACCTGGTCATCTCCGTCGACACCTGGCGGGCCGAGGTCGGTCGAGTGGTGTGCGCCGAGGGCGCCGACGTGCTCAACGATGCCTGGGGTGGCGCGGATCCCGCGCTGGTCGACGCGGCGGCCGAGCACGGCGCCGCGATCATCTGCACCCACACCGGCGGGGCGACCCCGCGCACCAGGCCCTATCGCCTGGAGTACGACGACGTGGTGGCCTCTGCCATCCACGACACCGTCGCCTATGCCGAGCGGGCGCTTGCCGCCGGCGTACGCCGTGAGTCGATCGTGATCGACCCCGCCCACGACTTCGGCAAGAACACCTTCCACTCGCTCGAGATCACCCGCCGTCTGGGCGAGCTGGTCGCCACCGGCTGGCCGGTGCTCGTGTCGCTCTCCAACAAGGACTTCGTCGGCGAGACCCTCGACGTACCCGTGGGTGAGCGGCTGACCGGCACCCTCGCCGCCACCGCCGTCTGCGCGCTCGCCGGCGCCCGGATCTACCGCGTGCACGAGGTCACCGAGACCCGTCAGGTCGTCGACATGATCGACACCATCGCCGGCCGGCGTCCGCCGCAGCGCGCGATCCGGGGACTGCAGTGA
- a CDS encoding glucosyl-3-phosphoglycerate synthase, with translation MIATYHWDDWALADLVAAKGATRVSLVVPARNEAATVGDVVTRVRDALMETVSLLDEIVVIDSDSTDQTYAVAEDAGAVVHRSADIRPDLGSHPGKGEAMWKSQFVTTGDVVVFMDADLLDWDTHFVPGLLGPLLTDPAPQLVKGFYERPFGDDPASAFEGGRVTELVARPLVAVLFPELAGLIQPLAGEWAIRRELFGSLAIPTGYAVELAALVDTVRTHGQAALAQVDLGRRAHRHQALRDLGGMSTQILAAALDRAGLERSDTGVVLRQFHPEGERVEAVEMMVPTLERPPAEELR, from the coding sequence ATGATCGCGACCTACCACTGGGACGACTGGGCCCTCGCCGACCTGGTCGCAGCCAAGGGCGCGACCCGGGTGAGTCTCGTCGTACCAGCCCGGAACGAGGCCGCCACCGTCGGCGACGTCGTGACGCGTGTGCGAGACGCGCTGATGGAGACGGTGTCGCTGCTCGACGAGATCGTGGTCATCGACTCCGACTCGACCGACCAGACGTACGCCGTGGCCGAGGACGCCGGCGCCGTCGTGCACCGGTCGGCCGACATCCGTCCCGACCTGGGCTCGCACCCGGGCAAGGGCGAGGCGATGTGGAAGTCGCAGTTCGTCACGACCGGTGACGTCGTCGTTTTCATGGACGCCGACCTGCTCGACTGGGACACCCACTTCGTCCCGGGGCTGCTGGGGCCGCTGCTCACCGATCCCGCGCCGCAGCTGGTCAAGGGCTTCTACGAGCGCCCGTTCGGGGACGACCCGGCATCGGCCTTCGAAGGTGGCCGGGTGACCGAGCTCGTCGCCCGACCCCTCGTCGCGGTGCTCTTTCCCGAGCTGGCCGGACTCATCCAGCCGCTGGCCGGGGAGTGGGCGATCCGCCGCGAGCTCTTCGGCTCGCTGGCGATCCCGACCGGGTACGCCGTCGAGCTGGCCGCGCTGGTCGACACCGTGCGCACCCACGGCCAAGCTGCCCTGGCCCAGGTCGACCTCGGCCGCCGGGCGCACCGCCACCAGGCGCTCCGTGACCTGGGCGGGATGTCGACCCAGATCCTGGCGGCGGCGCTCGACCGCGCGGGCCTCGAGCGCTCCGACACAGGCGTGGTGCTGCGCCAGTTCCACCCCGAGGGCGAGCGGGTCGAGGCGGTCGAGATGATGGTCCCCACGCTCGAACGACCGCCGGCAGAGGAGCTCAGGTGA
- a CDS encoding N-acetylmuramoyl-L-alanine amidase — protein MIAALALALSLIGGAAGFETVARQPPQPADRPLAGRVVVLDAGHQLGNHNYPQQINRPVPAGGFSKPCNTTGTSTNGGYPEATFTWQVTRLVRARLLHLGARVVMVRTTNRQDRWGPCVDVRGRAGNDIDADLKISIHADGSYAAGARGFHVITPASRPGWTADIAPPSASLARDMKRGLKRAGLPVANYIAGGDGIDVRGDLGTLNLSEMPVVMVELGNMRSAAEARRMTSKRGRATYAKGLVRGVRSYLS, from the coding sequence ATGATCGCGGCCCTGGCTCTCGCGCTGTCCCTGATCGGGGGCGCCGCGGGTTTCGAGACGGTTGCTCGGCAACCTCCTCAACCAGCGGACCGACCGCTCGCCGGGCGGGTCGTCGTCCTCGATGCCGGGCACCAGCTCGGCAACCACAACTACCCACAGCAGATCAACCGGCCGGTGCCGGCGGGGGGGTTTTCCAAGCCGTGCAACACGACCGGTACGTCGACCAACGGTGGCTACCCGGAGGCGACGTTCACCTGGCAGGTCACCCGGCTGGTGCGCGCGCGGCTGCTTCACCTCGGTGCCCGGGTCGTGATGGTGCGCACCACCAACCGGCAGGACCGCTGGGGCCCGTGCGTGGACGTGCGCGGCCGCGCCGGCAACGACATCGACGCCGACCTGAAGATCAGCATCCACGCTGACGGGTCGTACGCCGCGGGGGCTCGCGGCTTCCACGTCATCACGCCGGCCTCGCGGCCAGGTTGGACCGCCGACATCGCGCCCCCGTCCGCCTCTCTGGCCCGCGACATGAAGCGCGGACTGAAGCGGGCCGGTCTGCCAGTGGCCAACTACATCGCCGGCGGCGACGGCATCGACGTGCGCGGTGACCTCGGCACCCTCAATCTCTCCGAGATGCCGGTCGTGATGGTCGAGCTGGGCAACATGCGCAGCGCCGCCGAGGCCCGGCGGATGACCAGCAAGCGCGGCCGGGCGACGTACGCGAAGGGGCTCGTGCGGGGCGTGCGCTCCTACCTGTCGTGA